A single window of Nocardia higoensis DNA harbors:
- a CDS encoding aminoacyl-tRNA hydrolase, whose amino-acid sequence MSEAPVGRESVSGPGAVSATAAGSATASDSGSGSDSGSRSVVVESLTALSDFAARHAVLAEGYGGAVDPEDPERVQAMQMVLHLPKADPPPRSALLAAAASAVVALCLDERVGAGGPWEQRYLEWKRARIRKVARRARGAQWTAAGEVEGVTVEIGGAQARAFVPCPVGETDQRIRRLQIGGTDLEHDEPGPPDPDLPVLWVNSSLGMSLGKAAAQVGHASMLLAGAMDVERAREWAGRGFGCSVREADPDRWRELSARLVGSSRPGPARSRPGAGTAIAVRDAGFTEIAPGSLTVIGVPADTW is encoded by the coding sequence ATGAGCGAGGCTCCCGTCGGCCGCGAGTCCGTGTCCGGTCCAGGAGCGGTGTCCGCCACCGCAGCCGGGTCCGCCACCGCATCCGACTCCGGATCCGGGTCCGACTCCGGATCCAGGTCGGTCGTCGTCGAATCCCTCACCGCCTTATCGGACTTCGCGGCCAGACACGCGGTCCTGGCCGAAGGCTATGGCGGTGCGGTCGATCCCGAGGATCCCGAGCGGGTGCAGGCCATGCAGATGGTGTTGCATCTGCCCAAGGCCGATCCGCCGCCGCGCAGCGCGCTGCTCGCGGCCGCGGCCAGTGCGGTGGTCGCGCTGTGCCTGGACGAGCGGGTCGGTGCGGGAGGGCCATGGGAGCAGCGGTATCTGGAGTGGAAGCGCGCTCGTATCCGCAAGGTCGCCCGCCGGGCGCGCGGCGCGCAGTGGACGGCCGCAGGCGAGGTCGAGGGTGTGACGGTCGAGATCGGCGGCGCGCAGGCGCGGGCCTTCGTGCCCTGCCCGGTCGGGGAGACCGACCAGCGGATCCGCCGCCTGCAGATCGGCGGCACCGATCTCGAACACGACGAGCCGGGGCCGCCCGACCCCGATCTGCCCGTGCTGTGGGTGAATTCGTCGCTGGGTATGTCGCTGGGCAAGGCCGCCGCGCAGGTCGGCCACGCGAGCATGCTGCTGGCGGGCGCGATGGACGTCGAACGCGCGCGGGAATGGGCCGGACGCGGCTTCGGTTGCTCGGTGCGCGAAGCCGACCCGGACCGCTGGCGGGAATTGTCGGCACGCCTGGTCGGGTCGTCGCGGCCTGGTCCGGCGCGGTCACGTCCGGGCGCGGGGACCGCCATCGCGGTGCGTGACGCCGGATTCACCGAGATCGCCCCCGGTTCCCTCACCGTCATAGGTGTTCCTGCCGACACCTGGTGA
- the serB gene encoding phosphoserine phosphatase SerB: MADTTVLVTVTGPDRPGVTSVLLTAMSRNEVHLLDIEQVVIRGRLTLGVLVTCPHDPETLQDEVEEAMSTVGMTVDVEVGAQIGRQPMSTHAVVVLGAPVTARAFSAVSRQLAAIGANIDTIRGIADYPVTGMELMVTAPDTGADTDSRLRTALAEVAVDERIDVAVERAGLARRAKRLITFDVDSTLIQGEVIEMLAAHAGVEEQVRQVTEAAMRGEIDFAESLRQRVATLEGLDESVIHQVAERIELTPGARTTIRTLRRIGFKCGVVSGGFRQVIEPLAHDLELDFVQANTLEIVEGKLTGRVVGEIVDRAAKATALRRFAAETGVPMEQTVAVGDGANDIDMLNAAGLGVAFNAKPALREVADAALSHPYLDAVLYVLGVTRDEVEAADARDGGVRRVPLVR, encoded by the coding sequence GTGGCCGACACCACCGTTCTCGTGACCGTCACCGGGCCGGACCGCCCCGGTGTGACATCCGTGCTCCTCACGGCCATGTCCAGGAACGAGGTCCACCTGCTCGACATCGAACAGGTGGTCATCCGCGGCAGGCTCACCCTCGGCGTGCTGGTCACCTGCCCGCACGACCCGGAGACGCTGCAGGACGAGGTCGAAGAGGCGATGAGCACCGTCGGCATGACCGTCGACGTGGAAGTGGGCGCGCAGATCGGCCGTCAGCCGATGTCCACCCACGCCGTGGTCGTGCTCGGCGCCCCGGTCACCGCCCGGGCGTTCAGCGCGGTGTCGCGGCAGCTGGCCGCGATCGGCGCGAACATCGACACCATCCGTGGCATCGCCGACTACCCGGTGACCGGCATGGAACTGATGGTCACCGCGCCCGACACCGGCGCCGACACCGACTCCCGGCTGCGCACCGCGCTGGCCGAGGTGGCCGTCGACGAGCGGATCGACGTGGCGGTCGAGCGGGCCGGGCTCGCACGCCGGGCCAAGCGGCTGATCACCTTCGACGTCGACTCCACCCTCATCCAGGGCGAGGTGATCGAGATGCTCGCCGCGCACGCCGGGGTCGAGGAGCAGGTCCGCCAGGTCACCGAGGCCGCCATGCGCGGGGAGATCGACTTCGCCGAATCGCTGCGCCAGCGCGTGGCCACGCTGGAGGGGCTCGACGAGTCGGTGATCCACCAGGTCGCCGAACGCATCGAGCTGACCCCCGGCGCGCGCACCACCATCCGCACGCTGCGCCGCATCGGGTTCAAGTGCGGTGTGGTCTCGGGCGGTTTCCGCCAGGTCATCGAGCCGCTCGCGCACGATCTGGAACTGGACTTCGTACAGGCCAACACCCTCGAGATCGTCGAGGGCAAGCTCACCGGCCGGGTGGTCGGCGAGATCGTCGACCGGGCCGCCAAGGCCACCGCATTGCGCAGGTTCGCCGCCGAGACCGGGGTGCCGATGGAGCAGACAGTGGCCGTGGGCGACGGCGCCAACGACATCGACATGCTCAACGCCGCCGGTCTCGGCGTCGCCTTCAACGCCAAGCCCGCCCTGCGTGAGGTGGCCGACGCGGCGCTGTCGCATCCGTATCTGGACGCGGTGCTGTATGTCCTGGGTGTCACCCGTGACGAGGTCGAAGCGGCCGACGCCCGCGACGGCGGGGTACGCCGCGTTCCGCTGGTCCGATGA
- the ctaD gene encoding cytochrome c oxidase subunit I, with the protein MTAVEPRPVPQLEATRPYPARTGPKGSFLYKMVTTTDPKVLGTMYLVTATSFFLIGGLMALLMRGELARPGLQFLSPEQFNQLFTMHGTIMLLFYATAIVFGFANIILPLQIGAPDVAFPRLNSFSYWLYLFGGTMATAGFVTPGGAADFGWTAYVPLTDILHSPGVGTDLWILGLAVSGLGTILGGVNMLTTVVCMRAPGMTMFRMPVFTWNIAVTSVLILMAFPLLTAALFGLAYDRHLGGHIYDPATGGILLYQHLFWFFGHPEVYIIALPFFGIVSEIFPVFSRKPIFGYTTLIYATLGIAALSIAVWAHHMYATGAVLLPYFSFMTFLIAVPTGVKFFNWIGTMWRGQLTFESPMLWSLGFLVTFLFGGLSGVILASPPLDFHVTDTYFVVAHFHYVLFGTIVFATFAGIYFWFPKITGRMMDERLAKWHFWTTFVGFHTTFLVQHWLGAEGMPRRYADYLPSDGFTTLNTISTIGAFVLGASMLPFIWNVFKSYRYGEVVTVDDPWGYGNSLEWATTCPPPRHNFYELPRIRSERPAFELHYPHMVERMRSEAHVGWGTGKGDHAAETPALTKS; encoded by the coding sequence GTGACTGCGGTAGAGCCCAGACCAGTCCCTCAGTTGGAAGCGACTCGACCGTATCCGGCCCGGACCGGACCCAAGGGTTCTTTCCTCTACAAGATGGTCACCACGACCGACCCGAAGGTGCTCGGCACCATGTACCTGGTGACCGCCACGAGCTTCTTCCTCATCGGCGGCCTGATGGCGCTGCTGATGCGTGGCGAGCTCGCGCGCCCGGGTCTGCAGTTCCTTTCGCCGGAACAGTTCAACCAGCTGTTCACCATGCACGGCACCATCATGCTGCTGTTCTACGCGACGGCGATCGTGTTCGGCTTCGCCAACATCATCCTGCCGCTGCAGATCGGCGCGCCCGACGTCGCCTTCCCGCGACTGAACTCCTTCAGCTATTGGCTGTACCTGTTCGGCGGGACCATGGCGACCGCGGGCTTCGTCACCCCCGGCGGCGCGGCCGACTTCGGCTGGACGGCGTACGTGCCGTTGACCGACATCCTGCACTCGCCCGGTGTCGGCACCGACCTGTGGATCCTGGGCCTGGCCGTCTCCGGCCTCGGCACCATCCTCGGCGGCGTGAACATGCTGACCACCGTGGTCTGCATGCGCGCCCCCGGTATGACCATGTTCCGCATGCCGGTGTTCACCTGGAACATCGCCGTCACCAGCGTGCTCATCCTGATGGCCTTCCCGCTGCTGACCGCCGCGCTGTTCGGCCTGGCCTACGACCGTCACCTGGGCGGCCACATCTACGACCCGGCCACCGGCGGCATCCTGCTGTACCAGCACCTGTTCTGGTTCTTCGGCCATCCCGAGGTGTACATCATCGCGCTGCCGTTCTTCGGCATCGTCTCGGAGATCTTCCCGGTCTTCAGCCGTAAGCCGATCTTCGGTTACACCACGCTGATCTACGCGACCCTCGGCATCGCGGCGCTGTCCATCGCGGTGTGGGCGCACCACATGTACGCCACCGGCGCGGTCCTGCTGCCGTACTTCTCGTTCATGACCTTCCTCATCGCGGTCCCGACCGGCGTGAAGTTCTTCAACTGGATCGGCACCATGTGGCGGGGTCAGCTGACGTTCGAGTCGCCGATGCTGTGGTCGCTGGGCTTCCTGGTGACCTTCCTCTTCGGTGGTCTGTCGGGTGTCATCCTGGCCAGCCCGCCGCTGGACTTCCATGTCACCGACACCTACTTCGTGGTAGCGCACTTCCACTACGTGCTCTTCGGCACCATCGTGTTCGCGACCTTCGCCGGCATCTACTTCTGGTTCCCGAAGATCACCGGCCGCATGATGGACGAGCGCCTGGCCAAGTGGCACTTCTGGACCACCTTCGTCGGCTTCCACACCACCTTCCTCGTGCAGCACTGGCTGGGCGCCGAGGGTATGCCGCGTCGCTACGCCGACTACCTGCCCTCGGACGGCTTCACCACGCTGAACACGATCTCCACGATCGGCGCGTTCGTGCTGGGCGCCTCGATGCTCCCGTTCATCTGGAACGTCTTCAAGAGCTACCGGTACGGCGAGGTCGTCACCGTGGACGATCCGTGGGGTTACGGCAACTCGCTGGAGTGGGCGACCACCTGCCCGCCGCCGCGGCACAACTTCTACGAGCTGCCGCGTATCCGGTCCGAGCGTCCGGCCTTCGAGCTGCACTACCCGCACATGGTCGAGCGGATGCGTTCCGAGGCGCACGTCGGCTGGGGTACGGGCAAGGGTGACCACGCCGCCGAGACGCCCGCGCTGACCAAGAGCTGA
- a CDS encoding VOC family protein, whose amino-acid sequence MSATVPGDPVWVDLFTSDPDRAVAFYGELFGWTADRNEDFGGYITFRSGDAAVAGAMGKSSPEDGPDQWTVYLAATDARATAEAAATRGGSVIVPAMAVGDLGTMAVLADPSGAGIGIWQANAFAGIEIEPMGETDMWRHGAPGWFELHTRDYDKALMFYREVFGWSDVFEMPGTPEFRYSTIHADHPMRGGVMDAAAVPAEVALPGWGVYFGAADVDATVAKAIELGATLLHPAEDSPYGRMAVLNDPTGARFSVGGNVANA is encoded by the coding sequence ATGAGCGCTACCGTGCCCGGCGATCCCGTATGGGTCGACCTGTTCACCTCCGATCCCGACCGCGCCGTCGCCTTCTACGGCGAGTTGTTCGGCTGGACCGCCGACCGGAACGAGGACTTCGGCGGCTATATCACCTTCCGCTCCGGCGACGCGGCCGTCGCCGGCGCCATGGGCAAATCCTCCCCCGAGGACGGCCCCGACCAGTGGACCGTCTACCTCGCCGCCACCGACGCCCGCGCCACCGCCGAGGCCGCCGCGACGCGCGGTGGTTCGGTGATCGTGCCCGCCATGGCGGTCGGCGACCTCGGCACGATGGCGGTGCTGGCAGATCCGAGTGGCGCGGGCATCGGCATCTGGCAGGCGAACGCCTTCGCGGGTATCGAGATCGAGCCGATGGGCGAGACCGACATGTGGCGCCACGGGGCGCCGGGCTGGTTCGAGCTGCACACCCGCGACTACGACAAGGCACTGATGTTCTACCGCGAGGTCTTCGGCTGGTCGGATGTCTTCGAGATGCCGGGCACCCCCGAGTTCCGCTACAGCACGATCCACGCCGACCACCCGATGCGCGGCGGCGTGATGGACGCCGCCGCCGTGCCCGCCGAGGTGGCGCTGCCCGGCTGGGGGGTGTACTTCGGCGCCGCCGACGTCGACGCGACCGTGGCGAAGGCGATCGAACTCGGCGCGACGCTGCTGCACCCGGCAGAGGACAGCCCGTACGGGCGCATGGCCGTGCTGAACGATCCGACCGGTGCGCGATTCAGCGTCGGCGGGAACGTGGCGAACGCCTGA
- a CDS encoding ABC transporter substrate-binding protein — protein MSDSAPVRTRNRTVAARFGVAAVAAVSAFALTGCGDRSDDASTIVRTTTNIAGAAVVGLERDTTRTCPLPSAPDQPSGTRAVTHAAGISEVPADPQRIVVLSTAALDAACALGLWERVVGAVVQDGPRPQPQYLGTGVLEIPAIGTAAEPDPARIAALEPDLILGAAPSGAATFDALAKIAPTVLVGEPVSWQAEFAAYAAGMGRDRAAAAALSSYQADARDVGVTLAANESQASVVRFTADQAQVQGVDSFAGRVLGDVGVQRPAAQRGDSEIVDSGAYQELVEGDIIYVIFAGADGVAHGESIMRGREWKDLGAVGDKRVFAVEDSVWHGDGLTAARAMLTDLRGTLNGFVTD, from the coding sequence ATGTCGGACAGCGCCCCCGTACGCACTCGAAACCGCACCGTGGCCGCCCGATTCGGCGTCGCGGCCGTGGCGGCGGTGTCCGCCTTCGCGCTGACCGGATGCGGCGATCGCTCCGACGACGCGAGCACGATCGTGCGCACCACGACCAATATCGCGGGCGCGGCGGTGGTCGGCCTGGAGCGCGACACCACCCGCACCTGCCCGCTGCCCAGCGCGCCCGACCAGCCCTCGGGCACCCGAGCGGTGACACACGCCGCGGGCATCTCGGAGGTGCCCGCCGACCCGCAGCGCATCGTCGTGCTGAGCACCGCCGCGCTCGACGCCGCCTGCGCACTGGGCCTGTGGGAACGAGTGGTCGGCGCCGTGGTCCAGGACGGCCCGCGTCCGCAGCCGCAGTATCTGGGCACCGGCGTGCTCGAGATCCCGGCCATCGGCACGGCCGCGGAACCGGACCCGGCTCGCATCGCCGCGCTCGAGCCCGACCTGATCCTCGGCGCCGCCCCCTCCGGCGCGGCCACTTTCGACGCACTGGCGAAGATCGCGCCGACCGTGCTGGTGGGTGAACCGGTCAGCTGGCAGGCCGAGTTCGCCGCCTACGCCGCGGGCATGGGCCGCGACCGGGCCGCCGCCGCGGCGCTGAGCAGCTACCAGGCCGACGCCCGCGACGTCGGCGTGACGCTGGCCGCCAACGAGAGCCAGGCCTCGGTCGTCCGGTTCACCGCCGACCAGGCGCAGGTGCAGGGCGTCGACAGCTTCGCGGGCCGGGTACTCGGCGATGTGGGCGTCCAGCGCCCGGCCGCCCAGCGCGGCGACTCCGAGATCGTGGATTCCGGCGCGTATCAGGAACTCGTCGAGGGCGACATCATCTACGTGATCTTCGCCGGAGCGGACGGCGTGGCCCACGGCGAGTCGATCATGCGCGGGCGCGAGTGGAAGGATCTCGGCGCGGTCGGCGACAAGCGCGTTTTCGCCGTCGAGGACAGCGTCTGGCATGGAGACGGGCTGACCGCCGCCCGGGCGATGCTCACCGACCTGCGCGGGACGCTCAACGGCTTCGTCACCGACTGA
- the nrdF gene encoding class 1b ribonucleoside-diphosphate reductase subunit beta, translating into MKLIDRVSAINWNRVPDEKDAEVWDRLTGNFWLPEKVPVSNDIPSWATLTAEEKQLTMRVFTGLTLLDTIQGTVGAVSLIPDALTPHEEAVLTNIAFMESVHAKSYSSIFSTLCSTKEIDEAFRWSEENRNLQRKAEIVLQYYNGDEPLKRKVASTLLESFLFYSGFYLPMHWSSRAKLTNTADMIRLIIRDEAVHGYYIGYKYQRGLELVSEAEREELKGYTFELLYELYENEVEYTQDLYDEVGLTEDVKTFLRYNANKALMNLGYEGLFPADETMVNPAILSALSPNADENHDFFSGSGSSYVIGKAVNTEDEDWDF; encoded by the coding sequence ATGAAACTGATCGATCGGGTGTCGGCCATCAACTGGAATCGGGTGCCCGATGAGAAGGATGCCGAGGTCTGGGATCGGCTGACCGGCAACTTCTGGCTGCCGGAGAAGGTTCCGGTGTCCAACGACATTCCCTCGTGGGCCACGCTGACCGCCGAGGAGAAACAGCTCACCATGCGGGTCTTCACCGGCCTGACGCTGCTGGACACCATTCAGGGCACGGTCGGCGCGGTGAGCTTGATCCCGGACGCGCTCACCCCGCACGAGGAGGCGGTGCTCACCAACATCGCGTTCATGGAATCGGTGCACGCCAAGTCCTACAGCTCGATCTTCTCCACGCTGTGCTCGACCAAGGAGATCGACGAGGCGTTCCGCTGGTCCGAGGAGAACCGGAACCTGCAGCGCAAAGCCGAGATCGTGCTGCAGTACTACAACGGCGACGAGCCGCTCAAGCGCAAGGTGGCCTCCACGCTGTTGGAGAGCTTCCTGTTCTACTCCGGCTTCTACCTGCCGATGCACTGGTCCTCGCGCGCCAAGCTGACCAACACCGCGGACATGATCCGGCTGATCATCCGCGACGAGGCCGTGCACGGCTACTACATCGGTTACAAGTACCAGCGCGGCCTGGAACTGGTGTCCGAGGCCGAGCGCGAGGAACTCAAGGGGTACACCTTCGAGCTGCTCTACGAGCTCTACGAGAACGAGGTCGAGTACACCCAGGATCTCTACGACGAGGTCGGCCTGACCGAGGACGTGAAGACCTTCCTGCGCTACAACGCCAACAAGGCGCTGATGAACCTCGGTTACGAGGGTCTGTTCCCGGCCGACGAGACCATGGTGAATCCGGCGATCCTGTCGGCGCTGTCGCCGAACGCCGACGAGAACCACGACTTCTTCTCCGGGTCGGGGTCGAGCTACGTGATCGGCAAAGCGGTCAACACCGAGGACGAGGACTGGGACTTCTGA